Within the Desulfobulbaceae bacterium genome, the region TTATCTCACTAAGGATCAGATCCATGAGATCGCGAACATTGCCGGCATCGTACCAGTCAAGAACCCCTGCCCCATGGCGGACAAATCCAAGCGAGAGGAGATCCGCAATCTTATGGCATCCCTCTATCAGCGCGACCCGAGGTTTCGTGGCAATATTTTTGCTGCCATGGGTAATGTCAGGACAGACTATCTGTTAAAAGTTGAATAAGCCCTTCTGTAAGGTACAGGCAGACGATGAAGACTAATCCGGCATGTATCCCTTGTTTTCGCAGGCAGGCTCTGTATGCTGTCCAACTTGCAACCGCCGATTCAGCTCTGCAGGCAGAGATTCTTGCCGAGACAGAAACGTATCTTGCCGAACTGGATATGGACAAGTCTCCACCTGTTAACTCAATTGGCTTATATGACATAATCTCAAGTTTTTCAGGGAATCCTGACCCTTTTCTCTTCCTCAAGCAGCAGAGCAATACCTTGGCCATGGGCTTGCGCCCCCGTGTTGAAGAGTTGATTCGCCAGGGAGATGACCCGCTTTATCGAGCGATACTTTTTGCTATTGCCGGCAACATTATCGATTATGGTTCTCAGCAAAAGTTTGACTTTGATTCCACATTGAATCAATGTCTAAACAATAGTCCTATAATCAATGACTACGATACATTAATTAAAGATCTTGTTCATGCCAGGCGGATTCTTTACCTGGCAGATAATTGTGGGGAAATTGTCTTTGATGGTCTCTTGGCAGATCAACTGCCTGGGGTAATTACCATGGTTGTCAAGAGTGGGCCAATCATTAATGATGCCACTGAAGTGGATACAACAGAGTGTGGAATTAATCAACGATACCGAGTGATTACCAACGGAACTACCTGTCCAGGCACTCCGCTTGAACTATGCGGAAAAGATTTACAGGCACTCTTCACGGAGGCTGATGTTGTGATCAGCAAAGGCCAGGGTAATTTTGAAACGTTAAGCGAGGAGGAAAGACCGATCTACCACCTGCTGACTGTGAAGTGTCCAGTGGTAGCAGAGCATATTGTGGAAGTGTCAAACCGCTCCGACCTGATTCCGACCGGAGCAGCTGTCTTGCTTAAGTTAGGAGATACTCGAAAAAGATGAAGGGTAACTCCTAAGCAGTACCCTTTCTGTGATATTTAAAGCTGCGTGTCAATATTTTTTTTCATCACATTGATAAATCGTAATTATTTTGAGTTTAGTATCCGCGCCATATCTTTAGCGCCATAGGTGATGATGATATCGGCGCCTGCCCGGTGAATGCTGAGCAGGGTCTCCATCATTACCTGATCTCCGTCAATCCAACCATTGGCTGCTGCGGCTTTGATCATGGCATATTCACCACTGACATGATACGCAGCAATAGGATGATCGAATTCACTATGAAGCTTGCTGATGATGTCAAGATAGGCGACTGCCGGTTTCACCATAATGATATCAGCGCCTTCTTCTATGTCGAGAGATGCCTCTCGAAAGGCCTCACGGGTGTTGGCC harbors:
- a CDS encoding DUF89 family protein encodes the protein MKTNPACIPCFRRQALYAVQLATADSALQAEILAETETYLAELDMDKSPPVNSIGLYDIISSFSGNPDPFLFLKQQSNTLAMGLRPRVEELIRQGDDPLYRAILFAIAGNIIDYGSQQKFDFDSTLNQCLNNSPIINDYDTLIKDLVHARRILYLADNCGEIVFDGLLADQLPGVITMVVKSGPIINDATEVDTTECGINQRYRVITNGTTCPGTPLELCGKDLQALFTEADVVISKGQGNFETLSEEERPIYHLLTVKCPVVAEHIVEVSNRSDLIPTGAAVLLKLGDTRKR